One Qipengyuania aurantiaca genomic region harbors:
- a CDS encoding superoxide dismutase: MAFELIDLPYDDTALEPAVSAKTLSYHHGKHHKAYIDKTNAAIEGGDLADKTLEEVIASARGSDQGLFNNSAQSWNHGFYWHSLAAEETAASDELKAMIESAFGSVADLKTKLKERGAGHFASGWVWLAVKDGELTIEETHDGDTLADQGDFNPLLVIDLWEHAYYLDHQNARPEYLEAVNGKLNWSFASKNLARGTTWQYPC, translated from the coding sequence ATGGCGTTCGAGCTGATCGACCTTCCTTACGACGACACCGCTCTCGAACCGGCGGTTTCCGCCAAGACACTGAGCTACCATCACGGCAAGCACCACAAGGCCTATATCGACAAGACCAACGCAGCGATCGAAGGCGGCGATCTGGCCGACAAGACGCTGGAAGAGGTAATCGCCTCGGCCCGTGGTAGCGACCAGGGCCTGTTCAACAACTCCGCCCAGAGCTGGAACCACGGCTTCTACTGGCATTCGCTGGCCGCAGAAGAAACCGCCGCTTCGGACGAGCTGAAAGCCATGATCGAAAGCGCTTTCGGTTCGGTTGCCGATCTCAAGACCAAGCTGAAGGAACGCGGCGCAGGCCACTTCGCCAGCGGTTGGGTCTGGCTGGCGGTCAAGGATGGCGAGCTGACCATCGAGGAAACGCACGATGGCGACACGCTGGCCGACCAGGGCGACTTCAACCCGCTGCTGGTGATCGACCTCTGGGAACACGCCTATTATCTCGACCACCAGAACGCGCGTCCGGAATATCTGGAAGCGGTCAACGGCAAGCTCAACTGGAGCTTCGCCAGCAAGAACCTCGCGCGCGGCACGACCTGGCAGTATCCCTGCTGA
- a CDS encoding AI-2E family transporter — protein sequence MSDTDPAEPGAALTPPPQPAPARSGRRMAFAEQELRLISALVVLIGLGLFFALPFVLSIGSVVFLPVVTAVILTVILSPLADKLTGWGLPNALASVLALLVFFAILLLALALILQPAVALFDELPGMAEQVGSRFAELRNEFAWVAQINEQLAELFDRGEGREVVLASPTLLETVAIATPTVVIEVILTLLMAFFMIEARVRLRQKLLFGRTSFGTSIKAARVLREVQDRVAAYILTVGLINAGVGVVVALGAWAMGIDAPIMWGGLAAILNFLPYIGPTIMIGLLALFGIGTTETVVLGLIPAAAYLALHTVEANVITPSILGARFTMNPVMILIALSYFTWIWGVFGALLSVPILLMLTALFDHVGRPNLVGFIFGEPLFSNNLMELGADDPSPK from the coding sequence ATGAGCGACACCGACCCCGCAGAGCCGGGCGCTGCCCTGACGCCGCCTCCTCAGCCCGCTCCGGCGCGCAGCGGGCGGCGCATGGCCTTTGCCGAACAGGAACTGCGGCTGATCTCCGCCCTCGTGGTGCTGATCGGCCTCGGCCTGTTCTTCGCCCTGCCCTTCGTCCTGTCGATCGGCTCGGTGGTTTTCCTGCCCGTGGTGACCGCGGTGATCCTGACGGTCATCCTCTCGCCGCTGGCCGACAAGCTGACCGGATGGGGCCTGCCGAACGCGCTCGCGTCGGTGCTCGCCTTGCTGGTGTTTTTCGCGATCCTCCTGTTGGCTCTCGCGCTGATCCTGCAGCCCGCCGTCGCACTGTTCGACGAGCTGCCCGGCATGGCCGAGCAGGTCGGATCGCGCTTTGCCGAACTGCGCAACGAGTTCGCCTGGGTCGCCCAGATCAATGAGCAGCTGGCCGAACTATTCGATCGCGGAGAGGGACGCGAAGTGGTGCTGGCCTCGCCCACGCTTCTCGAAACCGTCGCCATCGCTACGCCGACCGTGGTGATCGAGGTCATCCTCACGCTGCTGATGGCCTTCTTCATGATCGAAGCGCGGGTCAGGCTGCGGCAGAAGCTATTGTTCGGCCGGACCAGTTTCGGCACCAGCATCAAGGCCGCGCGGGTGCTGCGCGAGGTGCAGGACCGGGTGGCCGCCTATATCCTCACCGTCGGCCTCATCAACGCCGGGGTCGGCGTGGTCGTGGCACTCGGCGCATGGGCCATGGGGATCGACGCACCGATCATGTGGGGCGGACTTGCCGCCATCCTCAATTTCCTGCCCTATATCGGGCCAACCATCATGATCGGCCTGCTCGCCCTCTTCGGCATCGGCACGACCGAAACGGTGGTGCTCGGCCTCATCCCTGCGGCCGCCTATCTGGCGCTGCACACCGTCGAAGCCAATGTGATCACCCCGTCGATCCTCGGCGCGCGCTTCACCATGAACCCGGTGATGATCCTGATCGCCCTGTCCTATTTCACCTGGATCTGGGGCGTCTTCGGGGCCCTGCTATCGGTCCCGATCCTGCTCATGCTGACCGCGCTGTTCGACCATGTCGGCAGGCCCAACCTCGTCGGCTTCATCTTCGGCGAGCCGCTCTTCTCGAACAATCTGATGGAACTGGGCGCAGACGACCCCTCACCGAAATAG
- a CDS encoding sigma-70 family RNA polymerase sigma factor: MGAEKRTASEKADFKRELTEVVPHLRAFARGLCGRADMADDLVQETLLKAWAAQERFQPGTSMRAWTFVILRNAYLTDMRRNRFRGEYDETVAERVLTAPAGQEEPIHLSDMHRALLTLPPERREALLLVGAGGFSYEEAANICGCAVGTIKSRVGRARSALNTMLADGSIPKRSIDDDTAHRAILEELDDVAAGQGVAARS, from the coding sequence ATGGGGGCGGAAAAACGGACGGCCTCCGAAAAGGCCGATTTCAAGCGCGAACTGACCGAAGTGGTCCCGCACCTGCGAGCCTTTGCCCGCGGTCTGTGCGGCCGTGCCGACATGGCCGACGACCTCGTGCAGGAGACCCTGCTCAAGGCGTGGGCTGCGCAGGAACGCTTCCAGCCCGGCACCAGCATGCGCGCCTGGACCTTCGTGATCCTGCGCAACGCCTATCTCACCGACATGCGGCGCAACCGCTTCCGCGGCGAGTATGACGAGACCGTGGCCGAACGCGTCCTGACCGCCCCGGCGGGCCAGGAAGAGCCGATCCACCTCTCCGACATGCACCGCGCGCTGCTGACGCTGCCGCCCGAGCGGCGCGAGGCCTTGTTGCTCGTGGGCGCGGGCGGTTTCTCCTACGAGGAAGCGGCCAACATCTGCGGCTGCGCGGTCGGCACAATCAAGAGCCGCGTGGGCCGCGCCCGCAGCGCGCTCAACACCATGCTGGCCGACGGATCGATCCCCAAGCGTTCGATCGACGACGACACCGCCCACCGCGCGATTCTCGAGGAGCTCGACGATGTCGCCGCCGGACAGGGCGTCGCGGCGCGGAGCTGA
- a CDS encoding NepR family anti-sigma factor yields MTSEKPSEGRAETGRGKEAKGEAGQRPDWANGLRQLYDSVVEEDLPDSFKDLLAQLDSKD; encoded by the coding sequence ATGACTTCTGAAAAACCTTCCGAAGGCAGGGCCGAGACGGGCCGGGGCAAGGAAGCGAAAGGTGAAGCAGGCCAGCGCCCCGACTGGGCGAACGGCTTGCGTCAGCTTTACGATTCCGTCGTAGAAGAAGATCTTCCCGACAGCTTCAAGGACCTGCTGGCACAACTGGATAGCAAGGACTGA